A DNA window from Aestuariispira ectoiniformans contains the following coding sequences:
- the iolD gene encoding 3D-(3,5/4)-trihydroxycyclohexane-1,2-dione acylhydrolase (decyclizing), whose product MATLRLTAAQAMVRFLAAQYTEIDGEELPLFGGVFAIFGHGNVAGLGEALYHAQADLPTYRAHNEQGMAHAAIAYAKANNRRRMMACTTSIGPGATNMVTAAALAHVNRLPVLLIPGDTFANRRPDPVLQQVEDFAGPTVTANDCFRPVSRYFDRITRPEQLITSLPQAINVLTDPANCGPATIAFSQDVQAEAYDYPESFFEKRVHHPRRIRPDADELANAIALLKGAKKPFVIAGGGAQYADGTAEVKALAEAAGLPVGETQAGKGTLAWNHPQSVGAVGVTGTSAANDLAAEADVILAVGTRLQDFTTASRSLFQNPNAKLIQLNVTAFDAIKHGAVSLVADAKAGLAELLDGLEGYRAPADWQAKTATVKEAWEVACSEATGASDAELPSDAQVLGAVNRQAGEMGTVVCAAGGLPGELHKNWRAEGPDSYHLEYGFSCMGYEIAGGLGVKMAKPERDVTVMVGDGSYMMMNSEIATSVMLGHKLTIVVLDNRGYGCINRLQQACGGAGFNNLLKDANHVVPSNIDFAQHAGSMGAIAEKVSGIAELEAALVRAKSSDRTHVIVIDTDPLTTTGEGGAWWDVAVPEVSKRAEVNAARANYVTATSQQKVDR is encoded by the coding sequence ATGGCGACGCTTCGATTGACTGCGGCACAGGCGATGGTTCGTTTCCTGGCGGCGCAATATACAGAGATCGACGGCGAGGAATTACCGCTTTTCGGTGGGGTCTTCGCCATCTTCGGTCATGGCAATGTGGCGGGTCTGGGCGAGGCGTTGTACCACGCGCAGGCCGACCTGCCGACCTATCGTGCGCATAACGAACAGGGCATGGCCCATGCGGCGATCGCCTATGCCAAGGCCAACAACCGCCGTCGCATGATGGCCTGCACCACCTCTATCGGGCCGGGGGCGACCAATATGGTCACTGCCGCCGCCCTTGCCCATGTGAACCGTCTGCCGGTCCTGCTGATCCCCGGCGATACCTTCGCCAATCGCCGCCCCGACCCGGTGTTGCAGCAGGTCGAGGATTTCGCCGGGCCGACGGTGACCGCCAATGATTGCTTCCGGCCGGTGTCGCGTTATTTCGACCGTATCACCCGCCCGGAACAGTTGATCACCAGCCTGCCACAGGCGATCAATGTGCTGACCGATCCGGCCAATTGCGGCCCGGCCACCATCGCCTTCTCCCAGGATGTGCAGGCAGAGGCCTATGACTATCCCGAAAGCTTTTTTGAAAAACGCGTGCATCACCCGCGCCGGATTCGGCCTGATGCCGATGAGTTAGCAAATGCGATTGCCTTGCTGAAAGGCGCGAAAAAGCCTTTTGTGATTGCAGGTGGCGGCGCGCAATATGCTGATGGCACGGCAGAGGTAAAGGCGCTGGCGGAAGCCGCCGGGCTGCCGGTGGGCGAGACCCAGGCGGGCAAGGGCACGCTTGCCTGGAACCATCCGCAATCGGTCGGCGCGGTGGGCGTGACCGGGACCAGTGCGGCCAATGATCTTGCTGCGGAGGCCGATGTCATTCTGGCGGTCGGGACGAGGTTGCAGGATTTCACAACCGCCTCGCGGTCGCTTTTCCAAAACCCGAATGCGAAACTGATCCAGTTGAATGTGACGGCCTTCGATGCCATCAAACATGGCGCGGTATCCTTGGTGGCGGATGCAAAGGCTGGATTGGCGGAACTGCTGGATGGTCTGGAAGGCTATCGCGCGCCCGCCGACTGGCAGGCGAAAACTGCCACCGTGAAGGAAGCCTGGGAAGTTGCTTGCAGCGAGGCGACGGGGGCCAGTGATGCCGAGTTACCGAGTGACGCGCAGGTTCTGGGCGCGGTGAACCGCCAGGCGGGTGAGATGGGCACGGTGGTCTGTGCCGCAGGCGGTCTGCCGGGCGAGTTGCACAAGAACTGGCGCGCCGAAGGACCGGACAGCTATCATCTGGAATATGGCTTTAGCTGCATGGGGTATGAGATCGCCGGGGGGCTTGGCGTGAAAATGGCCAAGCCGGAGCGCGATGTGACCGTCATGGTCGGCGACGGCAGCTATATGATGATGAATTCCGAAATCGCCACCTCTGTGATGCTGGGCCACAAGCTCACCATTGTGGTACTCGACAACCGGGGCTATGGCTGTATCAACCGCCTGCAGCAGGCCTGCGGCGGGGCAGGGTTCAACAACCTGCTCAAGGATGCCAACCATGTGGTACCCAGCAATATTGATTTCGCACAGCATGCCGGTTCCATGGGGGCGATTGCGGAGAAGGTTTCCGGCATTGCCGAACTGGAAGCAGCCCTTGTGCGTGCCAAATCCTCCGACCGGACCCATGTGATCGTGATCGACACGGACCCGTTGACGACAACGGGTGAGGGCGGGGCCTGGTGGGATGTGGCCGTGCCGGAAGTCTCAAAACGCGCGGAGGTGAACGCCGCCCGCGCCAACTATGTAACCGCCACGTCTCAGCAGAAGGTAGACCGCTGA
- a CDS encoding DNA alkylation repair protein, whose product MPEPFKNFFNEARVKGLATQIVSYCPQFDGQGFVDFVISGLEDLELKERSARIAEGLGHFLPANFAQSAIILQRCLHPDEDTAFQSDADFGAEGVRGWMIAPMSHYVAEQGMGHFDLAMATLKEMTKRFTAEFAVRFFLLEDRDRALAIMEDWICDPNRHVRRLVSEGTRPRLPWAMRLPMFQEDPAPVLALLEKLKDDGEEYVRRSVANNLNDIAKDHPDLVAEVAARWMKDATKERQWLVRHALRTLVKQGHPKALAALGFDEAEVDLARLAIKTPVVTFGDALEFEVELQSKAANDQKLVIDYVVHHMKANGSLTPKVFKWTTITLPAGGAHKAQRKHAIRPITTRRYYPGLHKLEIVANGKSLGVADFGLTMD is encoded by the coding sequence ATGCCGGAACCGTTTAAGAATTTCTTTAATGAAGCCCGCGTGAAGGGGCTGGCGACCCAGATTGTCAGCTATTGTCCGCAGTTTGACGGACAGGGCTTTGTCGATTTTGTCATATCCGGCCTGGAAGACCTTGAGTTGAAGGAGCGCAGCGCCCGCATTGCGGAGGGGCTGGGCCATTTCCTGCCTGCGAATTTCGCGCAATCCGCCATCATCCTGCAACGCTGCCTGCATCCGGACGAAGACACGGCCTTCCAGAGCGACGCGGATTTCGGGGCGGAAGGCGTGCGCGGCTGGATGATTGCGCCGATGAGCCACTATGTGGCAGAGCAGGGCATGGGGCATTTCGATCTCGCCATGGCGACCTTGAAGGAAATGACCAAGCGTTTTACGGCTGAATTCGCCGTCCGGTTCTTCCTGCTGGAGGACAGGGACCGGGCGCTGGCGATCATGGAGGACTGGATTTGTGACCCCAACCGCCATGTGCGGCGTCTGGTTTCCGAAGGCACGCGGCCCCGTCTGCCCTGGGCCATGCGTCTGCCGATGTTTCAGGAAGATCCCGCGCCGGTCTTGGCTCTTCTGGAGAAACTGAAGGATGACGGGGAAGAATATGTCCGCCGGTCGGTCGCCAATAACCTGAACGACATCGCCAAGGATCATCCCGATCTGGTGGCGGAGGTGGCGGCCCGCTGGATGAAGGATGCCACGAAGGAACGGCAATGGCTGGTGCGTCATGCCTTGCGGACGCTGGTGAAACAGGGGCATCCGAAAGCCTTGGCGGCCTTGGGCTTTGACGAGGCAGAGGTGGACCTTGCCCGCCTTGCCATCAAAACGCCGGTCGTGACATTCGGGGACGCCCTGGAATTCGAGGTGGAGTTGCAGTCAAAGGCCGCCAATGACCAGAAACTGGTGATCGACTATGTGGTTCATCACATGAAGGCGAACGGCAGCCTGACACCCAAGGTCTTCAAATGGACCACGATCACCCTGCCTGCCGGTGGGGCCCATAAGGCACAGCGCAAACATGCGATCCGGCCGATCACGACCCGGCGTTATTATCCCGGCCTGCATAAGCTGGAGATTGTCGCCAACGGCAAGTCGCTAGGGGTTGCCGATTTCGGCCTCACGATGGACTAG
- the carA gene encoding glutamine-hydrolyzing carbamoyl-phosphate synthase small subunit has protein sequence MTPPPGATAVVVLADGSVFWGRGVGAAVTTVGEVCFNTSMTGYQEIMTDPSYAGQIITFTFPHVGNVGTNPEDVETTTPAARGCILREDITEPSNFRATQHLDDWLKAQNLPGISGVDTRQLTQRIRNEGAPNGVLCHAPDGKFDLPALLKMAQNWPGLEGMDLAKDVSCTQTYDWDETLWKLGEGYGKLTDPEFHVVAVDFGVKRNILRNLASLGCKVTVVPATATAEDILRHEPDGVFLSNGPGDPAATGVYAVPMIRDILASGKPLFGICLGHQMLSLALGAKTTKMHLGHRGANHPIKDLTTNKVEITSQNHGFVVDKESLPDGVEGTHFSLFDGSLAGIRVKGKPVFSVQYHPEASPGPQDSHYLFQRFVDLMKSAK, from the coding sequence ATGACTCCACCCCCGGGCGCAACGGCGGTGGTCGTACTCGCGGACGGCTCGGTCTTCTGGGGCCGGGGCGTCGGTGCCGCAGTCACGACAGTCGGCGAGGTTTGTTTCAACACCTCCATGACCGGCTATCAGGAAATCATGACAGACCCGTCTTACGCCGGGCAGATCATCACTTTCACCTTCCCCCATGTAGGCAATGTCGGAACCAACCCGGAAGACGTGGAAACCACGACCCCGGCGGCGCGCGGCTGTATCCTGCGGGAAGATATCACCGAACCATCCAATTTCCGGGCGACGCAGCATCTGGACGACTGGCTGAAGGCCCAGAACCTGCCGGGCATTTCCGGTGTGGACACGCGCCAGTTGACGCAGCGTATCCGCAACGAAGGCGCTCCCAACGGTGTTCTATGCCATGCACCGGACGGCAAGTTCGACCTGCCCGCGCTGCTGAAAATGGCGCAGAACTGGCCGGGCCTTGAAGGCATGGACCTTGCCAAGGACGTTTCCTGTACCCAGACCTATGACTGGGATGAGACGCTTTGGAAACTGGGCGAGGGTTACGGCAAGCTGACCGATCCGGAATTCCATGTGGTCGCCGTCGACTTTGGTGTGAAACGCAATATCCTGCGCAATCTGGCAAGCCTTGGCTGCAAGGTCACCGTTGTTCCGGCCACGGCCACGGCGGAAGACATCCTGCGCCATGAGCCGGACGGCGTCTTCCTGTCAAACGGCCCCGGCGATCCGGCGGCAACGGGCGTCTATGCGGTTCCGATGATCAGGGACATTCTGGCAAGCGGCAAGCCGCTGTTCGGGATCTGCCTCGGCCATCAGATGTTGTCGCTGGCGCTTGGCGCGAAAACCACGAAAATGCATCTGGGCCATCGCGGCGCCAACCACCCGATCAAGGACCTGACCACCAACAAGGTGGAGATCACCAGCCAGAACCATGGCTTTGTGGTGGATAAGGAAAGCCTGCCGGATGGCGTCGAAGGCACCCATTTCTCGCTGTTCGACGGCTCGCTGGCCGGAATCCGGGTAAAGGGCAAGCCGGTCTTTTCCGTGCAATATCACCCGGAAGCAAGCCCGGGCCCGCAGGACAGCCACTATCTGTTCCAGCGCTTTGTCGACCTGATGAAGTCCGCGAAATAA
- a CDS encoding GatB/YqeY domain-containing protein translates to MVREELNQALKDAMRAKDSNAVATLRLILAALKDRDIAARTKGQPDGITDDEVLMMLQTMVKQRRESITMYEQGGRLELAEQEAAEIEVIERFLPKQLSEEEMGEAIDGLVKELGASSLKEMGNVMGELRTRFAGRMDFGKASAMVKQKLA, encoded by the coding sequence ATTGTGCGCGAGGAACTGAACCAGGCGCTGAAAGACGCCATGCGCGCAAAGGACAGCAACGCCGTTGCCACTCTGCGATTGATTTTGGCCGCTTTGAAGGACCGCGATATCGCGGCCCGCACCAAGGGGCAGCCTGACGGGATCACCGATGACGAGGTCCTGATGATGCTGCAAACTATGGTGAAACAGCGCCGTGAAAGCATCACCATGTATGAACAGGGTGGCCGCCTTGAGCTTGCCGAACAGGAAGCCGCCGAAATCGAGGTGATTGAACGCTTCCTGCCCAAACAGCTTTCCGAAGAGGAAATGGGCGAGGCGATTGACGGGCTGGTCAAGGAACTGGGCGCCAGCAGCCTCAAGGAAATGGGCAACGTGATGGGCGAATTGCGCACGCGTTTTGCCGGCCGGATGGATTTCGGCAAGGCCTCAGCCATGGTCAAGCAAAAGCTGGCCTGA
- a CDS encoding DUF2711 domain-containing protein has product MSKPPKLLCPQSGNILEFYDGRFESVYVILHPFLRVRAEDLNKFGIEIAQLQRKHGPVDVVTHDDGLEKFELLERCEPVTWKTVLELTSLSDISEINIGLQTAIRALRKEFCKPDIEAKLVSLKSHNIVMPEEGSLPPILENRILAALKSLGHDWVWVSDEFDTKRNLHLIDDLIQTDILPYRVNIFPKNHDFLLTTHWDSHFSFLCSSKEKIEAVLAQDAFEGFYCTSKTEIGWSIFGI; this is encoded by the coding sequence ATGTCAAAACCTCCAAAATTACTTTGCCCTCAAAGCGGCAACATTCTTGAATTCTACGACGGCCGCTTCGAAAGCGTATATGTAATTTTGCATCCATTTCTGAGAGTAAGAGCCGAAGACCTTAATAAATTCGGCATTGAAATTGCTCAATTGCAGCGAAAACACGGCCCGGTAGACGTTGTGACCCACGATGACGGCCTTGAAAAGTTTGAGCTTCTCGAACGCTGTGAACCGGTTACATGGAAAACGGTTTTAGAATTAACGTCACTTTCCGATATTTCAGAGATCAACATCGGGTTGCAGACGGCTATTCGCGCCCTAAGGAAGGAATTCTGCAAACCCGATATTGAGGCCAAGCTTGTAAGCTTGAAAAGCCATAATATTGTCATGCCAGAAGAAGGGAGCTTACCGCCAATTCTAGAAAACAGGATTTTAGCTGCGCTGAAATCTCTTGGGCATGACTGGGTCTGGGTCAGCGACGAGTTCGATACAAAACGCAATTTGCATCTTATTGATGACCTCATTCAGACAGACATTTTACCTTACAGGGTGAATATATTTCCGAAAAATCATGACTTTCTACTTACGACACATTGGGATAGCCACTTTTCATTCTTATGCTCGTCTAAGGAAAAAATAGAAGCTGTGCTAGCTCAAGATGCTTTTGAAGGCTTCTATTGTACGAGCAAAACGGAAATTGGTTGGAGTATTTTTGGTATCTAG
- the iolE gene encoding myo-inosose-2 dehydratase: MTIQIGINPISWSNDDLQSLGGATPLETCLGEIKQAGYAGLELYHKCPRQPEALQAAVAPYGLKIVSGWYSGRLLERDADAEIAALQDHLNLLKAMDCQVMVWAEVTGCVHGDIDTPVSQRPVIRDEQWPEFAERMTKVADYLRDQGIAMAYHHHMGTVIETEAEVDRLMAETGPSVGLLLDTGHLVFAGGDPYATLERHRDRVVHVHCKDIRADVLARAKAEGWSFLNGVIEGVFTVPGDGSIDYQRVADILAAQDYSGWLVVEAEQDPDKANPLQYATMGHQHLEQVARKAGLLA; the protein is encoded by the coding sequence ATGACCATACAGATCGGGATCAATCCCATTTCCTGGAGTAATGACGACCTGCAAAGCCTGGGTGGGGCGACGCCGCTGGAGACCTGCCTTGGCGAGATCAAGCAGGCAGGCTATGCCGGGTTGGAGCTTTACCATAAATGCCCGCGCCAGCCGGAAGCTTTACAGGCCGCCGTCGCCCCCTATGGCCTGAAAATCGTGTCAGGCTGGTATAGCGGCCGCCTGCTGGAGCGGGATGCGGATGCGGAAATCGCCGCCCTTCAGGATCATCTGAACCTCCTGAAGGCAATGGACTGTCAGGTCATGGTCTGGGCGGAAGTCACCGGCTGTGTCCATGGCGATATCGACACACCGGTCTCCCAGCGCCCGGTGATCCGGGACGAGCAATGGCCCGAATTTGCTGAACGCATGACCAAAGTGGCCGACTACCTGCGCGACCAGGGTATCGCCATGGCCTATCATCATCACATGGGCACCGTGATAGAGACCGAGGCCGAAGTCGACCGCCTGATGGCGGAGACCGGCCCGTCGGTCGGTCTGTTACTCGACACCGGGCATCTGGTATTCGCGGGCGGCGATCCTTACGCAACGCTTGAGCGTCATCGGGATCGCGTGGTTCATGTTCATTGCAAGGATATCCGCGCGGATGTGCTGGCCCGTGCCAAGGCGGAAGGCTGGAGCTTCCTGAACGGCGTGATCGAAGGCGTCTTCACCGTGCCCGGCGACGGCAGCATCGACTATCAGCGCGTCGCCGACATCCTGGCCGCCCAGGACTACAGCGGCTGGCTGGTCGTAGAAGCCGAACAGGACCCGGACAAGGCCAACCCCCTGCAATATGCCACCATGGGCCATCAACATCTGGAACAGGTTGCGCGCAAGGCCGGGTTGCTGGCCTAG
- a CDS encoding IS5 family transposase (programmed frameshift) — protein sequence MSRRRYELTDFEWSIIAPLLPNKPRGVPRVDDRRVLNGILWRFRAGTPWAEIPERYGPHTTCYNRFVRWRKAGVWDRLLEAISAAYDSDIVMIDSSCVRVHQHGATGKKGDDDGCMGRSRGGLTTKIHALVDAEGRPVKLALTPGQAHDGRSAEGLLKDLKEGAILLADRAYDSDAIRALADARKAWANIPPKRNRKKTFAFSSWVYRQRNLVERFFNKLKQFRGIATRYDRNPENFLAAVKLASCRIWIRSYESAA from the exons ATGAGCCGCCGCCGCTACGAACTGACAGATTTCGAATGGTCGATTATCGCACCTTTGCTGCCGAACAAGCCGCGCGGGGTACCACGTGTCGATGACCGGCGGGTGCTGAACGGCATTCTGTGGCGGTTCCGGGCAGGCACGCCTTGGGCGGAGATACCGGAGCGTTACGGCCCCCATACGACCTGCTACAATCGCTTCGTCCGCTGGCGCAAGGCCGGGGTATGGGATCGGCTTTTGGAGGCAATCTCAGCGGCTTACGACAGCGACATCGTCATGATCGACAGTAGTTGCGTCCGGGTCCATCAGCATGGTGCGACCGGTAAAAAGGGGGAT GACGATGGCTGCATGGGCCGTTCCCGGGGTGGACTGACGACCAAGATCCATGCCCTTGTCGACGCTGAAGGTCGGCCGGTGAAACTGGCCCTCACGCCGGGGCAAGCTCATGACGGCCGATCAGCGGAGGGCCTGCTCAAAGACTTGAAGGAGGGGGCCATCCTGCTGGCCGACCGGGCCTATGACAGTGACGCCATCCGCGCCCTTGCCGACGCGCGCAAGGCCTGGGCCAATATTCCGCCAAAACGGAACCGCAAAAAGACCTTCGCCTTCTCAAGCTGGGTCTATCGCCAGCGCAACCTCGTCGAGCGCTTCTTCAACAAGCTCAAGCAATTCCGGGGCATCGCCACGCGATACGACCGTAACCCAGAGAATTTCCTGGCTGCCGTCAAGCTCGCTTCATGCCGCATCTGGATCAGAAGTTATGAGTCTGCGGCCTAG
- the dnaG gene encoding DNA primase yields the protein MAFPPGFLDEIKARVSLVDVVGRSVQLRQKSRGDFWGLSPFNTEKTPSFHVREDQGFYHCFASGEHGDLFTFLMKTEGLSFPEAVEQMAELAGLEVPKATPEQAAREKKRHSLYEVTEAACRYYQKALRRPEGREALDYLKSRGLSDETIAEFRLGYSPNEGSGLWQAMKDEGIDMDLLVEAGIYRRSKDGRPPYAFFRDRVMFPIADKRGRVIAFGGRFMGDAKAAGIGKYINSPDTPLFDKGRTLYNHAQARKAVYDGQPLIVAEGYMDVIALSQAGWAGGVAPLGTAMTEVQIAELWKMDSLPYVCFDGDAAGRMAASRASDRALPQLQPGKSLRLLFMPEGEDPDSLIQAKGPSAIQPFLDAAQPLDQFLWQRELAVAEPTTPEMRADLERRLFSLADGIEDETVKKHYRRGFSDKLWNHLRAMNRAANGKGRFGRTYGGAKGKWQEAEPRGEVLKGQVVKELSRRTQQIVLAALINHPGVIDQFFETLDRIHFDADLDKICRELQKISSSGETLDVEVVTTHFSSRGDDALLRSVLSRQVYDLARQAGPQSTDAEASDLLEHLLMLQTQDHIADELRRRDMSGAERLTPEEREARVLAFRRNFDEGEHRLSEGDDEF from the coding sequence ATGGCCTTTCCACCGGGATTTTTGGATGAAATAAAAGCACGTGTGTCGCTGGTCGATGTTGTCGGCCGGAGCGTACAACTGCGTCAGAAAAGCCGCGGTGACTTCTGGGGGCTGTCGCCCTTCAACACCGAAAAGACCCCGTCCTTCCACGTGCGCGAGGATCAGGGCTTTTACCATTGCTTTGCCTCCGGCGAGCACGGGGATCTCTTCACCTTTCTGATGAAGACGGAAGGCCTGAGCTTTCCGGAAGCCGTTGAACAGATGGCAGAGCTTGCCGGTCTTGAAGTGCCGAAGGCGACGCCGGAACAGGCGGCGCGCGAGAAGAAGCGGCACAGCCTCTATGAGGTGACCGAGGCGGCCTGCCGGTATTATCAGAAGGCCTTGCGACGCCCGGAAGGCCGTGAGGCGCTGGACTATCTGAAATCCCGTGGCCTGTCGGACGAGACGATTGCCGAATTCCGTCTGGGGTATTCCCCCAACGAGGGCAGTGGCCTGTGGCAGGCCATGAAAGATGAAGGCATCGATATGGACCTGCTGGTGGAGGCAGGGATTTACCGGCGCTCAAAGGACGGGCGTCCGCCTTATGCCTTTTTCCGGGACCGGGTTATGTTTCCCATCGCCGACAAACGCGGGCGTGTCATCGCCTTCGGTGGTCGCTTCATGGGGGATGCCAAGGCGGCGGGTATTGGCAAATACATCAACTCTCCCGATACACCGCTCTTCGACAAGGGGCGGACCCTCTACAACCATGCGCAGGCCCGAAAGGCGGTCTATGACGGGCAGCCCCTGATTGTTGCCGAGGGCTATATGGATGTGATCGCCCTTTCCCAGGCAGGATGGGCCGGTGGCGTGGCGCCACTGGGCACGGCCATGACGGAAGTGCAGATTGCGGAACTGTGGAAAATGGACAGCCTGCCCTATGTCTGTTTTGACGGCGATGCGGCAGGCCGGATGGCGGCGTCGCGCGCGTCGGACCGCGCCCTGCCGCAGTTGCAGCCGGGCAAATCCCTGCGATTGCTGTTCATGCCCGAGGGTGAGGACCCGGACAGCCTGATCCAGGCCAAGGGGCCGTCGGCAATCCAGCCGTTCCTGGATGCGGCACAGCCTTTGGACCAGTTCCTGTGGCAGCGTGAACTTGCCGTTGCGGAGCCGACGACCCCGGAAATGAGGGCCGATCTGGAGCGGCGGTTATTTTCCCTGGCCGACGGGATCGAGGACGAAACGGTCAAAAAACATTATCGCCGGGGCTTTTCCGATAAATTGTGGAACCATCTGCGGGCCATGAACCGGGCGGCAAACGGGAAGGGCCGTTTCGGCCGGACCTATGGCGGGGCCAAGGGAAAATGGCAGGAAGCGGAGCCCCGTGGCGAGGTGCTCAAAGGCCAGGTTGTCAAGGAATTGTCGCGCCGCACCCAGCAGATCGTGCTGGCGGCACTGATCAATCATCCGGGCGTGATCGACCAGTTTTTCGAGACGCTCGATCGAATCCATTTTGACGCAGACCTTGACAAAATTTGCCGTGAACTACAAAAGATCAGTTCTTCCGGGGAGACCCTTGACGTTGAGGTGGTGACAACCCACTTCTCAAGTCGTGGTGATGACGCGCTGTTGCGTTCGGTTCTATCCCGCCAGGTCTATGATCTGGCCCGGCAGGCCGGACCGCAGTCGACGGATGCAGAGGCGTCCGATCTGCTGGAACATCTGTTGATGTTGCAGACGCAGGATCACATCGCCGATGAACTGAGAAGACGGGATATGTCTGGCGCGGAAAGGTTGACACCGGAAGAACGAGAAGCGCGCGTGCTGGCCTTTCGCCGGAATTTTGATGAAGGCGAACATCGGCTCAGTGAAGGCGACGACGAATTTTAG
- a CDS encoding AMP nucleosidase gives MPGNGHGVVRDLRDFNDPEQAFAEITRIYDEGVAKIRAAFAEFAAGNRDMEPVEAFYPYMGIEIEHPKPVYDVKTSYGTLAFPGFYGTTLTRPELFSGYLKKQIHLLLKSHGKPVKIGVSDKAIPLPFVIEEATAEITSDDVHDMKRIFTMPNLADIDDAIANGDYEPKDGEAFPLSLFSGPRVDLGCMRLSHYTATSPDHFQRFVLFTNYQRYVDEFIRYGKEQVANGSDYEAFVEPGDVVTPNPKLTDIQASGTPLDHLPQMPAYHLKRADRDGITLVNIGVGPSNAKTITDHIAVLRPHCWMMIGHCGGLRRTQSLGDYVLAHAYIREDSVLDDDLPVWVPVPPIAEVQVALQDAVAKVTGLHGQDMKISMRTGTVATTDNRNWELRHDELSKRFSQSRAIAVDMESATIAANGFRFRVPYGTLLCVSDKPLHGELKLRGMANAFYRERISQHLDISIKAIETLRAQVDQLHSRKLRSFREPAFR, from the coding sequence ATGCCGGGTAATGGACATGGTGTCGTCCGCGATCTGCGGGATTTTAACGACCCTGAACAAGCGTTTGCAGAAATCACACGGATTTATGACGAAGGGGTCGCCAAGATACGGGCGGCCTTTGCTGAATTCGCCGCCGGGAACCGGGATATGGAGCCGGTTGAAGCTTTCTATCCCTACATGGGGATCGAGATCGAGCATCCCAAGCCGGTGTATGATGTGAAGACATCCTACGGGACGTTGGCCTTTCCCGGCTTCTACGGCACGACCCTGACCCGCCCGGAACTGTTCAGCGGCTATCTGAAAAAACAGATCCATCTTCTGCTGAAAAGCCACGGCAAGCCCGTCAAAATCGGCGTTAGCGACAAGGCCATCCCGCTGCCCTTCGTGATCGAGGAGGCGACGGCGGAGATTACCTCGGATGATGTGCATGATATGAAGCGTATCTTCACCATGCCCAATCTGGCGGATATCGATGACGCCATTGCCAATGGTGACTATGAACCGAAGGATGGCGAGGCCTTCCCGCTGTCGCTGTTTTCAGGGCCGCGCGTGGACCTGGGCTGTATGCGGCTTAGCCATTACACCGCCACCAGCCCGGACCATTTCCAGCGTTTCGTGCTGTTCACCAACTATCAGCGCTATGTGGATGAATTCATCAGATACGGCAAGGAGCAGGTCGCCAACGGCAGTGACTATGAGGCCTTTGTCGAACCGGGCGACGTGGTCACGCCGAACCCGAAGCTGACGGATATCCAGGCCTCCGGCACGCCCTTGGATCATCTGCCGCAGATGCCTGCCTATCACCTGAAACGTGCTGACCGCGATGGCATCACTCTGGTCAATATCGGTGTCGGCCCGTCCAACGCCAAGACGATCACCGACCATATTGCGGTGCTGCGCCCCCATTGCTGGATGATGATCGGCCACTGTGGCGGCCTCCGCCGGACACAGTCTCTGGGTGATTATGTTCTGGCCCACGCCTATATCCGGGAGGACAGCGTGCTGGACGACGACCTGCCGGTCTGGGTGCCCGTTCCGCCGATCGCCGAGGTGCAGGTGGCGTTGCAGGATGCGGTGGCGAAAGTCACTGGCCTGCACGGTCAGGATATGAAGATCAGCATGCGCACCGGCACGGTGGCGACCACCGATAATCGGAACTGGGAGCTTCGCCATGACGAGCTTTCCAAACGGTTCAGCCAGTCCCGCGCCATTGCGGTGGATATGGAAAGCGCGACCATCGCGGCCAATGGTTTCCGTTTCCGGGTGCCCTACGGGACCCTGCTTTGTGTGTCGGACAAGCCGCTTCATGGGGAGTTGAAACTGCGCGGCATGGCCAATGCCTTCTATCGGGAGCGGATCAGCCAGCATCTGGATATCAGCATCAAGGCGATCGAGACCCTGCGTGCCCAGGTGGATCAGCTTCATTCCCGTAAATTAAGGAGTTTCCGAGAGCCTGCCTTCCGTTAA